AGATGACGGGCCACCGCCGCCGTGGAGGCGCCGTTGCCGAGCGTGGCGAGGAGCGGTCGGATCGCCGCCATCGCGTCCGTCTCCGGCCGGTAGTCCGGGTCCGCGGCGAGCGGCGAGAGCCAGTCGATCCGGAAGGCGCGCGCCGCAAGCCGGCGCATGGCGGCGATCATCGCGGTCGGGTCGCCGCGTTCGAGCCCGTCGGAGAGCACCACCACCACGGCGCCGCGGGCGTAGCCGGCAAAGCGGGGGACCGCCAGGAAGGCCTGCAAGGCATCGCCGATGCGCGTGCCGCCGTCCCAGTCGGCGACGAGCCCGGAGGCGAGCGCCAGCGCCTGCGCGCGGTTCTTCAGCTTCAGGACGCGGGTGACCCGGGTCAGCCGGGTGCCGAAGGTGAAGACCTCGGCGCGCGGCGCGGACTGCACGAGCGTGTGGGCGAGCGCCAGATTGGCGTCGCTGCGGCTCTTCATGGATCCGGACACGTCGATCAGCATCAGGACTGGCCGCGCCCGCGTCGCCCGCCGCCGCCGCTTGAGTGTCATCACCTCGCCGTCGGTGCGGATGGCGGCCTTCAGGCTCCGGGCAAGGTCGATCCCCCGGCCGCGCCGCGCCATCCGGAAGCGATAGCCGCGCCGGCGGGGCAGGGCGGTGGGCAGGTCGCGCGCCAGCCGGGCGAGGACCGCGCCATCGTCGCCCGGACGCAGCTGCCGGACCGCCAGCGCTTCCGCCTCGATGGCCTCCCGCCCGGTCTCGTTGACCGTCTCGCCGATCAGGATCTCCCGCTCGCCGCCGTCCTCCTGAATCTGCGTCTCCTCGTCCGGCTGCCAGTCGTCGGCCTCGTCGGGCTCGCCGTAGCCGCCCAGGAAATGCAGATCGAACAGCGCGTCGAAGCGGGCGAATTGGTGCGGATGCGGGGCGAGCGTGGCGTGCGCGGCCTGGCGCATATGCTCGATCGAGCGCGGCCCGAGCAGGCGGACGGCCTCCAGGAAGGCGATCGTCTGCTCCGGCGCCACGGCGAAGCCGTTCTGCCTGAGGAGGGTCGGAAAGGCGACGAGAGGGCGGCTCGCGGCCGGCAGCCGGGCGGTCATGACGCGATCGCTCCGATCAGGGCATCGAGCCGCGGCCGCATGTGGGCAAGATCCTCCTCGTCCTTCAGTGCCGCCCCGATCGACCGGCGGAACGCGTCCGGCCAGGGCGCGCCGGTGCGGCTGAGCGCGGTGGCGGCCTCGGCCCAGTCGACCGCCTCGGCGACGCCCGGCGGCTTGGTCAGCGGTTCCTGCCGCAGGATGCCGACCGCATGCACCACCGCCCGCGCGGTCGCCTCGGCGACGGCGGAGGAGCGCAGCATGATGATCGCGGCCTCGCGGGCCGGATCCGGATAGGCGATATAGTGGTAGATGCAGCGCCGCCGCAGCGCCTCGTGCAGGTCGCGCGTGCGGTTGGAGGTCAGCACCACCACCGGCCGCTCTGCCGCCCGGAGCGTGCCGCGCTCGGGGATGGAAATCGAGAAGTCGGAGAGGAATTCCAGGAGGAAGGCCTCGAACTCGTGGTCCGAGCGGTCGATTTCGTCGATCAGCAGCACGGTGGCCCGCGGCCGGCGCAGGACGGCCAGCATCGGCCGCTCGATCAGGAAGTCGTCGCGGTAGATGTCCGCGCTCTCGCCCTCGCGCGCCTGCCGGATCGCCAGCATCTGGCGCGGATAGTTCCACTCGTAGAGTGCCGCGCTGGCGTCGATGCCCTCGAAACACTGCAGCCGGATCAGCTGGCGACCGAGGATGCCGGAGAGCGCCTTGGCGGCCTCGGTCTTGCCGACGCCCGGGGCGCCTTCCAGCAGCAGCGGCTTGCCCAGCATCAGGGCCAGATAGGCGGCCGTGGCGACCCCGTCGTCGGCCAGGTAATAGGCCGCCCGCAACGCCTCGGCGAGCGCTTCGGGACTGGTGAGACCGGGGATCGGCGCCGCGATGGCCATGGCCTAGAGGGCTCCCCCGCGGCGGGTCTGGGGACGCGGGCCGCCATTGGCGCGGATGCCGCGCAGGATCTTCTCGGGCGTGATCGGCAGGTCATTCACCCGCACCCCAACGGCGTTGTAGACCGCGTTGGCGATCGCCGGCAGCACCGGATTGGCGCACATCTCGCCCGGTCCCTTGCCGCCGAAGGGCCCGTCCGGCGCCGGCCGCTCCAGGATCGAGATGTCGTAGGGGGCGATGTCGCCCGGGCCGGGCATGAGATACTCGACGAAATCGCGCGGCCCGTGGTCCGTGTTGGGATAGTAGGGCTCGGGCGTTTCGTAGAGGGCGTGGCTGATGCCCATCCAGGCCCCGCCGACGAGCTGCTGCTCGACCATCTTCGGATTGATCACCCGCCCGAGTTCGTAGGCCGAATTCATGCCGAGCACGGTGACCTCGCCGGTCTCGTCGTCGACCTCGACATCGGCGACCAGGCAGGCATGCGCGAAGGCCGTGTTCGGGTTCATCTCGCCGGTGTCGGGATCGACCGACGACAGCGGGATCAGGAAGATGCCGCGCCCGGCGATGGTCTTGCCCTGCTTGAACTGGGCCGCCTGGGCGGTCGCCTTGACGGTGATCGAGCGTGACGGCGCGCCGCGGACGTGAATGTTGCCGCGGCCGTCGGTGACCAGGTCGGCGGCATTGACCTCGAGTTCCTCGGCGGCCGCCTCCAGCAGCACCCCGCGCGCCTCGCGGGCGGCGGCGATCACCGCATTGCCCATCCGGTGCGTGCCGCGCGAGGCGAAGCTGCCCATGTCGTGCGGACCGGTGTCGCTGTCGGCGGTGTCGACATAGACATCCTCGACCGGCACGCCGAGCGTCTCGGCGGCCACCTGCCGGGTGACCTGCTTCATGCCCTGACCGAGATCGATCGCCGACAGCGCCACGGTGAACTTGCCGTCGGGATTGGAATGGATCAGTGCCTGGCTCGGGTCGCCGCCGAGATTCATGCCGATCGGGTAGTTGACGGACGCCATGCCGCGTCCCCGATACTGGGCCATGTCAGCGCCTCCTGGTGCCGAAGATCGACGAGAAGCGGTGCGCGCCGTGCTGTGGGGCCGGTGCGGCGGGCGGGGGCGGCGCGGCCGGGGAGGCCGGTGCAGGCGGCTGAGCGGCGGCCGCCGGCTGGTAGGCCGGGGGCTGGTAGGCCGGCGCGGCCGCCGGTGGCGGCGGCGCGGCGGGCCGGTCCGGTGCGGCGGGACGGTAGGATTCGTATTGCGGCACCGCGGGCGGCTTGGCGCGGCCTTCGGTCGAGCCTTCCATGATCGGCTGCTTGGAGAGCGGGATGCGCGTGGTTCCGGCCGGCAGCGTGCGCACCGCCTGGCCCTTGCGCGATTCCGGCCGGCCGATCCTGCCATTCTCGTCGATTGGGGTCGCCGGAATGTCGGCCCGCGCCCCGCCGCCGCCGGTCGTCGAGGACTGGCGGCGCGCATGATCGGAGAGCGGCCAGCGCGCTTTCTCGGCGGCGACCTGCACGCATTCGATCAGGGCCGTGTTCTTGGCGACGCGCCGGTGGGGCTTCATGTCGCCGTCCCGGTAGGCGTTGAGGATGCGGAACTCCATCGGGTCCATCCCGCAGGCCTCCGCACCCTTGTCCATGTGGACCTCCAGGGCGAAGTCGACCGCCGTGATGCCGAAGCCGCGCATGGCCGTGGACGGGCAGCGGTTGGTGTAGGCGACATAGATGTCCGAGGCGACATTCGGGATCGAGTAGGGGCCCGGGACATGGGCGGTGCACTTGATCGCCGCGTAGCTCGACAGCCGCGTATAGGCGCCGGCATCGAAATAGCTGCGGATGTGCCGGGCGACGATGCGCCCGTCGCGCATGATCCCATCCTTGACGTAGATCCGCTCCGCGCCGCGCGGGCTGCCGTAGAGCATCTCCTCCTCGCGGTCGAGCACGTAGCGCACCGGCCGTCCGGTCAGCATGGCGCCGAGGATCGAGAGCGGCTCGGTCAGGCTGTCGACCTTGCCGCCGAAGCCGCCGCCGACCGTGCCGCCGATGAAATGCAGCCGGTTGGAATCGAGATTGACGATCTTGGCCGCCGTGCCGAGCGAGAAAAACAGGCCCTGCGCGCAGGAATGCACGACGTAGCGATCGTTCTGCTCCGGGGCCGCGATCGAGCCGTTGGTCTCCGTCGGCGCATGCTCGATCGGCGACATCTGGTAGCGGTCCTCGACGATCAGCTCGGCCGCCGCGAAGGCGCGCTCGACATCGCCGAAGCGGAGCTTCTGGTGGTCGTATTTGTCGTGATATTCGAAATAGTTGCCCGGATAGGTCGGGTTGACCACCGGGGCGCTGGGCTCGAGCGCCGCCTCGACATCGAAGACGGCCGGCAAGGGATCGTAGTCGACGCGCACCAGCGCCCGGGCGGCGAGCGCCTGGGCCTCGGTCTCGGCCACGATCGCCACCACCGGCTCGCCCTTGTAGGCGACCTTGTCGACCGCCAGCGTGGGCTCGTCGTCCTTGCCGAAGTTGATCAGCGACAGGAGCGTGTTCTTGTTGACCGGGACGTCCGCGCCGCGGATCACCCGCTTGACGCCCGGCGCCCGCTCGGCCTCCGCGACATCGATGCGCCGGATGCGCGCATGGGCATGCGGGCTGCGCACGACCTTTAGATGCAGGAGCCCCTCGAAGGCATGATCGTCGAAGAAGGGCGAACGGCCGGTGACATGGCCGAGCATGTCCTGCCGCTGCACGCTCTTGCCGACCACGTTGAGGTCGTCGTTGCGTTCGTCCCGGAAGAGATCCTTGCGGAATTCCATGGCGGATCGCCTCCTCAGCTGCGGGCCCGCGCCGGCCCGGAGCGGGCGGCCGCCAGGATGGCTTCGATGATCGGCTCGTAGCCGGTGCAGCGGCAGATGTTGCCGGCGATCGCCTCGACCACCTCTGCACGCGTGGGGTTCGGGTTGCGGGCCAGGAGCGCCTTGGCGGCGGTCAGCATGCCGGGCGTGCAGAAGCCGCACTGCGCCGCGAAATGCTCCATGAAGGCGACCTGCAGGGGATGCAGCGTCGGCCCGTCGGCCATGCCCGACACGGTCTCGATGCTGGCACCGTCGCAGGTGGCGGCCAGGGTCAGGCAGGAGAGCCGCAGCTCGCCGTTGATGATGACCGAACAGGTGCCGCAGGTGCCTTGGCCGCACCCGTATTTCGGGCCGAACTCGTTGAGACCGCGCCGGAGCACGGTCAGGAGATTGTCGGCCGGGTCCGCAAAGGCGGCCCGGTCGGAGCCGTTGAGGCGGAACTGGACGGGTATCTTGCGCATCCTCGCCTCCCTCAAACCGGTCCCGCGAGGAGCCGTGCCAGATGCACGGGCAGCACCTCGCGCCGGTACCAGTCGCTCGCCACCGCATCGGTCGCCGGCGACACGCCTTCGAGCGCCGCATTGCGCGCCGCCGCGATCGCGGCGGCATCGAGCGCCCGGCCGTCGAGCGCGCGTTCCACGCCGCGCGCCCGGATCGGCGTCGCCGCCATCGCCCCATAGGCGACGCGCGCCTGGCCGATGCGGCCCGTCGAGCCGGGCAGATGCACGGCGATCGAGAGGATCGAAACGCCCTTCGGTTTGACGCGGCTGACCTTCTTGAAGCGGAAATCCGCCGGACTTTGCGGCCGGGTGAAGTGCACGGCGACCACGAGGCGCTGCTCGCCGCGCGCCCGGGCGGCCAGGAATTCCTCCATCGGGACTGCGCGCGCCGCGCCGTAGCCGGCGAGCACCATCACCTGCGCGTCGAGCGCCAGGAGCGCCACGGTGAAGTCCCCATAGGGGGTCTCGGCGAACAGGTTGCCGCCGACGGTCGCCATGTTGCGGATCGCCGGGCCGCCGACCGAACGCGCGGCCGGATGCAGGACGGCGAGCTCGCGCTCGGCCAGGACGGCGGCGAGCGTCACGCCCGCCCCGAGCTCGATGCGGCTGCCGGAGGCTTGGATCTGGCGATAGGCGGGATCGAGAACGCGCACCAGCGTCCCGTCGGTGAGGCGCCCCTCGTTCACGTCGCGCATGACGAGGGTGCCGCCGGAGATGAGGCGCGCGCCCCGGTCGGCGGCGAGGATGCCGGCGGCTTCGGCCATGGTGGCGGCGCTGCGCAGGTCGAGCGGCATCTCAAATTCCTCCGGTCGCGATTTCGGGCAGCCGTCGTACGGCCTCCATGCCGGCGGCATAGACATTGTCGCCGACCATGCGGGCGAGTTCGTCCTCGCGGCCCGGGGGCGTCGTGAAGCGACCCTCCCAGTGCCAGAAGCTGCGGTTGCCGTCGGTCACCGGCAGCAGCCGGATATGGGCGACGTAGTTGAAGAGCGGAATCGGCGTGTCGAGCAGGCAGTAGCTGTAGGTCATCTCCAGATCGGAAAGCGCCAGCAGCTGTTCGCGCAGTTCGCTGCCGTCGACCAGCGTGAAGCGGCGCACGCAGCCGACCTTGTCGGACGGGTGGTGCCGCTCGATGGCGCTCTCCGCCACGATCGGATGGTAGCTATCGTGACCGTTGAAATCGCGCAGGACCGCCCAGAGCCGGTCGACGGGCACATCCACGATCGTGCTGCGGACGACTCTCGGCACGGATCAGCCTCCGAAGGCGCGCTTCAGCGCGTCAAAGCCGCCCTGGAACACGCCCCCGCCGATGCCGGCGACCAGTTCGGCCTCCCGCTCGGGCGCGCAGTCGAAATCGGCCGACCACTCGATGAAGGTGCGGTCCTGGTCGGTGACCGGCGTCAGCCGCAGCGTCGCCACGTAGTTGGTGAGCGGCATCGGGCTGTCGAGGATCGAATAGGTGCATAGCATGTCGTAGTCGGACAGCCCGAGCAGCTGCTCGCGCAGCCGGTCGCCGTTGCGGAGCGAGAAGGCGCGGATGCAGCCGACCTTATCGGCCGGTTCGCCATTCTCGATCCGGCTTTCCGCGATCGCCGGATGCCAGTTCGGCAGCCCGTTGAAGTCGCGCACGCGGGCCCAGACCCGGGCCGCCGGGGCATTGATGACACTGGAGGTATAGACGCGCGCCATGGTTCACCCCGTCACTTCTTCTCGCCGGCCCCGCCGTCCTTCGGCTTGGGCGGCTGCGTATCCTTGGCGATGCGTTGCAGGTCGGAGGCCTCGCGAATGAGGCCGCCCATCTTGGAGAGGCTGCCGCCCTCGATGCCGATCTCCTTCAGCACCTCGTCGATGAGCGGCGCCTGGACCCGGTAGCGCAGCGCGCTGTCGATCACCTCGTCGGTCGGCGTGCGGCTGGACGAGCCGCCACCGCCGCCGCCGCCAAGCCCGTCGACATGCAGGATCTTGATGCCGTCGATCTTCTCCATCGGCTTGACGCTCTCGCGCACGATGCCCTCGATCCGGTCGAGCAGCCGCCGGCGGAACAGCCCGTAGCGGGCGCCGTCGGAGAGCACGTTCTCGGCCTCGTAGAGCAGGCGCTGCGCTTCCGCCTCGACCGCGCGCCGGACCTTCTCGGCCTCCGCGCCGATGCGAACCTCTTCCGCGGCCGCTTCCGCCTGGATGACGTCCACGGTCTTGCGACGCCGGGCGGTCTCCTGTTCCTGCGTGGTCTTGACCAGTTCGGCCGCTTCCACCGCCTTGGCCTTGGCAATCTCGGCCTGGGCGGCGGCCGCGCTCTCCTCGAGCGACTTGGTGTAGAGCGCGATCGCCTTGTCCATGGCGGTGCTCTCGACGTCGCGCTCGCGCTCGATCTCCAGCTTGCGCAGGTCGCGCTGGCGGCCGACGCGGGCCTGGTCGAGGCCGCGGTCGGAGGCGATGCGAGCGCGCTCGACCTCCTCGTTGGCGACGATCTGCGCCTCCTGCAACGCCTGGACGCGGGAGACTTCGAGCTGCTCGATGGCGCGCTTGCGTTCCAGGAGCGCGGCTTCGAGCGCCTGTTCGCGGGCGATGTCGGAGCGGTCGATCTCCTGCCGGGCGACGATCTCGGCCTGCCGCAGCATCTTGTCGGCGCCCGTGCGCTCGGCCTTCTTGGCCGACACCACGATGGCGCGCTCCTCCTCGGCGATCTCGACCTGCCGCTTCTGCTCGATCTGCAGCACTTCCCGGATGCGGGTGGAGGCGATGCGCTCCTCCTCGATCTTCAGTTCGGCGGCGATCCGCTGGCGTTCGACCGCGTCGCGGCGCTCGATCTCGGCACCCTCCAGCTCCTCGGTGCGCTTGATCTCCAGTCGGCGCGTGGCCAGGTCGGAGGCGATGCGCTCCTCCGAGACTGCCTTCTCCTGAGCGATGCGCGCCGCCTCGATCTTCAGTTCGGCGGCGATCCGCTGCCGTTCGACCGCGTCGTGGCGCTCGATCTCGGCGCCCTCCAGCTCCTCGGTGCGCTTGATCTCCAGCCGGCGCGTGGCCAGGTCGGAGGCGATGCGCTCTTCCGCGACGGCCTTCTCCTGGGCGATGCGGGCTGCCTCGGTCGCCTCGCGCGCGGCGATCTCGGCCCGCTCGACGGCGGCGTTGCGGTCGATCTCCAGCTTGCGCCGGCCTTCCTCGAAGCTGATGCGCTCGGCGGTGATGATCTGCTCCTGGGCGATGCGCGCCTTCTCGACCGCCTCGCGCGCCGCGATCTCGGCCTCGTCGAGGCTGCGGTTGCGGGTGATCTCCAGATGGCGGATCTCCTGCTCGCGGGCGATCCGCTCGGCGCTGACCAGCGCCTCCTGGGCGATGCGGGCCTTCTCGGTCGCCTCGCGGGCGGCGATCTCGGCGGCCTCCAGCGAGCGGGTGCGATCGATCTCCTTCTGGCGCGTCTCCATCTCGGAGGCGATGCGGGTCGCCTGAATGGTCTGCTCGTTGCGGATGCGGGCCTTCTCGACCTCCTCGCGGGCCAGGATCTGGGCCGCTTCGACGGCCTTGGTGCGCTCGATCTCGCGCTGGCGCACCTCGCGGTCGGAGGCGATCCGCGCCTCGCTGATCACCTGCTCGTTGGCGATCTTGGACTTCTCGATCTCCTCGCGCGACCGGATCTGCGCCTGCTCGGCCTCGGTGTCGCGCTGGGCCCGTTCGCGGGCGACCTCGGCGCGCTGCATGGCGCGGCGGATTTCGATCTCGCGCTGCTGATCCAGCCGCGCGGTCTCGCTCTCCCGCTCGATGTCGAGCGCCTGCCGCTCGGCCTCCAGGTTGCGGGTGCGGATGCGGATCATGGCATCCTGCTCGATGTCGTTGCGCAGCTTCCGCTTCGCCTCGATCTCCTCGATGACGCGGGTCAAGCCTTCCGCATCGAAGCGGTTGGAGGGGTTGAAGAACTGCAGATCGGTCTGGTCGAGGTCGGTGATCGCGACGCTCTCCAGGACGAGGCCGTTCTGCTCCAGCATGTCAACGGCGGCGTCCTTGACCCGCTGAACGTAGAGCCCGCGCTGCTCGTGCATCTCCTCCATGGTCATTTCCGAGGCGACGGAGCGCAGCGCGGAGATGAACTTGCCGGACAAGAGCGCATTCAGCTGGTCCGGCTGCAGCGTGCGCCGGCCGAGCGTCGCGGCGGCCACCGAGACATTGGCGGCGTCGGGCCGGACGCGCACGTAGAACTCGGCATCGATGTCGACGCGCATGCGGTCGCGGGTGATGAGCGCATCCTCCCGCGCCCGCGTCACCGCCATGCACAGGACGTTCATGCTGACCAGCGTCACGTCATGCACGAAGGGCAGCACGAAGGCGCCGCCGTTGATCACCACCTTCTCGCCGAAGAAGCCGGTGCGGACGAAGGACACCTCCTTCGAGGAGCGCCGGTACAGCCAGTTCACCAGATAGACGACGATCGCAATGACGATCACCGCCACGATGAGCCAGAGCAGGAGGTTCCCGATCAATTGCCCCGTCATCTCCATGATCCTCTCCTCGGCCGATCCGGCGTCGCCTTGCGGCACGCGGCGGGGCGGCGGGCTCCCTCGTTCCGTCGATTGTTCACGCGGCGCGCTGCCGGCCGATGGCCTTGAAAGCGCGCGTCTGGTCCCGGATCGCCACCTCCACCGGCAGGCGCTCCATCGAGGAGGCGCCGTAGAAGCCGTGGCAGTGGCGGGTATTCTTCATGATGAAATCGGCATCGGCCGGCTCGGCGACCGGCCCGCCATGCACGAGCACGATGGCATCCGGCTTGATCGCCAGCGCCGCCTCGGCCCAGCGGTCGACCAGGGCCGGACAGTCGGCGAGCTTCAGGGCGGTCTCGGCCCCGATCGAGCCCCCGGTGGTCAGGCCCATATGGCAGACGAGAATGTCGGCCCCGGCCGCCGCCATCCGCCGGGCGTCCTCCTCGCCGAAGACATAGGGGGTGGTCAGCAGGCCCTTGCGGCCGGCGAGGCCGATCATCTCGACCTCGAGCGCGTAGCTCATGCCGGTCTCTTCGAGATTCTGCCGGAAGACGCCGTCGATCAGGCCGACGGTGGGGAAATTCTGCACGCCCGAGAAGCCGACGCGCTGCACCTCGTCGAGGAAGACGTCCATCGACCGGAACGGGTCCGTGCCGCAGACGCCGGCGATGACGGGCGTCCGCTTGACCACGGGCAGGACCTCGGCGGCCATCTCCATCACGATGGCGTTGGCGTCGCCATAGGGCATCAGGCCCGACAGCGATCCGCGCCCGGCCATGCGGTAGCGGCCGGAATTGTAGATGACGATCAGGTCGATGCCGCCGGCCTCCTCGCATTTGGCCGAGAGGCCGGTGCCGGCGCCGCCGCCGACGATCGGCTCGCCACGGTCGATCATGGCGCGGTAGCGATCGATGAGTTCGCTGCGGGTGAACGGAGCCATGGTCATGTCCTGCCGGAGGCGCCCCGGTGGCGACCCTGGTGCAGCGCCCGGAAGTGCTGGACGAGAGCCGCCGCGAAGGCGGGATCGTTGATGTGATGGGGAAGACGGACGATCTGGCGCGTGGCGGTCACGCGCACCGTCGCGGTCAGCGCGTCGATGAGCGCGGCGTCGGCGGCCGGATCCCAGAAGGGCTGCCCAGGCGCATCGAGGGCGGAGACCCCGCCTTCCGGGATCAGGAACCGGACCGGGCCTTCCATGCGGTTGAGCCGTTCGCCGATCCACGCGCCCATCCGCCGGTTCTCCTCCACGGTCGTGCGCATGAGCGTGACCTGCGGGTTATGCGGATAGAACCGGCGCTGGCGATAGGCGGCCGGAACCGTGTCGGGGGCGGCGAAATTGACCATGTCGAGCGCGCCGACCGAGCCCACATAGGGCAGCTTCGTGCGGATCACCGCCCCGAAGCGGTTCTCGGTCGCCGGCAGGATGCCGCCCATCAGAAGGTCGCAGACCTCCGTCGTCGTCACGTCGATGACGCCCTGGACAAGCCCGGATTCGACCAGCTTCTCCATCGCGCGGCCGCCGACCCCGGTGGCGTGGAAGACGAGCGGCTCCCACTCCTTGCCGATCAGCCGCGCCACCTCTTGGACGCAGGGCGTGGTCACGCCGAACATGGTCAGGCCCGCGAGCGGACGCTCCCCGGCCGGCCGGCGCCCCGCCGCCGCGTCCTCCATGAACGCGCGCGCCATGGCGGCCATCGCGCGGGCGCCGTTGCCGAGCACGGTCCGGGAGATGCGGTTCAACCCCTGCACGTCGGTGACCGAGTGCATCATGGTGATGTCGGTCGCGCCGACATAGGCGGCGACGTTGCCGGACGCCATGGTCGAGATCATGAGCTTCGGCACGCCGACGGGCAGCACCTGCATGCCGGCGGTGGCGATGACCGTGCCGCCCGAGCCGCCGGCCGAGATGATCCCGACGATGCCCTGCTGACGCCCGATCCAGGCCCGGAACGCCTCGGTCATCGCCGCCACCGCGGTGCCGCGGTCGCCCGAGGCGATGCCGGCCGAACCGGACGGGGAGGCGAGGGCCACTTCCTGGGCGGAGACCTCCGCCCCCTGGTTGCGGCCGGCGGTGGAGAGATCGACCAGGCGGGTGCGGATCCCGGCCGCCTTGATGATGTCCCGGATGTAGCGCAGCTCGTCGCCCTTGGTGTCGAGCGTGCCGGCGATGATCACATGCGGTTCCTGGGGCGTCCGCCCGGCCAGCGGCGACAGGTCGCCGACTCGGCCGCCGTCGACGGTGGCGAGCGTCGGCCGCGTCACCGTGCGCGCCTGCGCCTCGATCCGCGCGGCCGGGACATCCTGCGACCACCGTGTCGGCGTCGTCGGATTGGAGATGAAGATCCGGATCGGCCCTTCCGGCGCGGCGGCCGGCTGCGCGGCGGCACCGGCGTCGGCTGCGGGCGCCCCGGCATCGCCGTCATGGCTGTGGCGGCCGACGCCGAGGAGGCGCTGCTGCAGGTCGCGATCGGCGGCGAGCACCGAAGAGGCGATCACCTGGTGGATGCGGCCGTTGACCATGATGGCCACCGGGTCGGACATCTGGGTCGCCACCCCGATATTCTGCTCGATGACCAGGATCGAAACGTCGCCCTCCGCGGCGAGGCGCACCAGCGTCTCCTCGACATGGGCGACGATGACGGGCGCGAGGCCCTCGGTCGGCTCGTCCATGATCAGGAGGCGCGGGTTCATCAGGAGCGCGCGGCTGATCGCCAGCATCTGCTGTTCGCCGCCGGACAATTGCCCGCCGCCGTTGCGCCGCCGCTCCGCGAGGCGCGGAAAGACCTCGTAGATGCGCTCCGGCGTCCAGGCGCCGTTCTTGCGTGCCATCAGGCGGAGATGCTCGTCGACGGTCAGCGAGCGCCACAGGCGCCGGCCCTGCGGCACATAGCCGATGCCCAGCCGGGCGATTTCGGCGGGCGCGCGGCCGACCAGTTCCTCGCCGCGGAAGCGGATCGACCCCGAAGCGACCGGCACGAGGCCCATGATCGCCTTGCACATGGTCGTCTTCCCCATGCCGTTGCGGCCGACGACGGAGAGGACGCCGGAATGCAGCGCCAGGTCGACGCCCTGCAGGGCATGGCTGCGCCCGTAGAAGACATTGAGACCCTGGATCTGCAGGATCGGCGGGCCGGAGCCGCCCGCGCGCGGCGTCGCCTCAGCCATGTCCGCCCCCCAGATAGAGTTCCTGGACCTCGGGGTCGTCCTCGATCTCCTCCGGCCGGCCCTCTTTGAAGATCCGGCCGTTGTGCATCATGGTCACGCTTTCCACGACGCGCAGCGCCACGTCCATGTCGTGCTCGATGATGATGTAGCCGATATGGGAGGGCAGCGAGGTCAGGATGGCGACGAGGTCGCGCCGTTCGGTCGGCGACAGCCCGGCGGCCGGTTCGTCGAACAGGATGAAGCGCGGCGCGCCGGACAGGGC
This window of the Prosthecodimorpha staleyi genome carries:
- a CDS encoding ABC transporter permease, encoding MAEATPRAGGSGPPILQIQGLNVFYGRSHALQGVDLALHSGVLSVVGRNGMGKTTMCKAIMGLVPVASGSIRFRGEELVGRAPAEIARLGIGYVPQGRRLWRSLTVDEHLRLMARKNGAWTPERIYEVFPRLAERRRNGGGQLSGGEQQMLAISRALLMNPRLLIMDEPTEGLAPVIVAHVEETLVRLAAEGDVSILVIEQNIGVATQMSDPVAIMVNGRIHQVIASSVLAADRDLQQRLLGVGRHSHDGDAGAPAADAGAAAQPAAAPEGPIRIFISNPTTPTRWSQDVPAARIEAQARTVTRPTLATVDGGRVGDLSPLAGRTPQEPHVIIAGTLDTKGDELRYIRDIIKAAGIRTRLVDLSTAGRNQGAEVSAQEVALASPSGSAGIASGDRGTAVAAMTEAFRAWIGRQQGIVGIISAGGSGGTVIATAGMQVLPVGVPKLMISTMASGNVAAYVGATDITMMHSVTDVQGLNRISRTVLGNGARAMAAMARAFMEDAAAGRRPAGERPLAGLTMFGVTTPCVQEVARLIGKEWEPLVFHATGVGGRAMEKLVESGLVQGVIDVTTTEVCDLLMGGILPATENRFGAVIRTKLPYVGSVGALDMVNFAAPDTVPAAYRQRRFYPHNPQVTLMRTTVEENRRMGAWIGERLNRMEGPVRFLIPEGGVSALDAPGQPFWDPAADAALIDALTATVRVTATRQIVRLPHHINDPAFAAALVQHFRALHQGRHRGASGRT
- a CDS encoding phosphoenolpyruvate hydrolase family protein, which translates into the protein MAPFTRSELIDRYRAMIDRGEPIVGGGAGTGLSAKCEEAGGIDLIVIYNSGRYRMAGRGSLSGLMPYGDANAIVMEMAAEVLPVVKRTPVIAGVCGTDPFRSMDVFLDEVQRVGFSGVQNFPTVGLIDGVFRQNLEETGMSYALEVEMIGLAGRKGLLTTPYVFGEEDARRMAAAGADILVCHMGLTTGGSIGAETALKLADCPALVDRWAEAALAIKPDAIVLVHGGPVAEPADADFIMKNTRHCHGFYGASSMERLPVEVAIRDQTRAFKAIGRQRAA
- a CDS encoding flotillin family protein, producing the protein MTGQLIGNLLLWLIVAVIVIAIVVYLVNWLYRRSSKEVSFVRTGFFGEKVVINGGAFVLPFVHDVTLVSMNVLCMAVTRAREDALITRDRMRVDIDAEFYVRVRPDAANVSVAAATLGRRTLQPDQLNALLSGKFISALRSVASEMTMEEMHEQRGLYVQRVKDAAVDMLEQNGLVLESVAITDLDQTDLQFFNPSNRFDAEGLTRVIEEIEAKRKLRNDIEQDAMIRIRTRNLEAERQALDIERESETARLDQQREIEIRRAMQRAEVARERAQRDTEAEQAQIRSREEIEKSKIANEQVISEARIASDREVRQREIERTKAVEAAQILAREEVEKARIRNEQTIQATRIASEMETRQKEIDRTRSLEAAEIAAREATEKARIAQEALVSAERIAREQEIRHLEITRNRSLDEAEIAAREAVEKARIAQEQIITAERISFEEGRRKLEIDRNAAVERAEIAAREATEAARIAQEKAVAEERIASDLATRRLEIKRTEELEGAEIERHDAVERQRIAAELKIEAARIAQEKAVSEERIASDLATRRLEIKRTEELEGAEIERRDAVERQRIAAELKIEEERIASTRIREVLQIEQKRQVEIAEEERAIVVSAKKAERTGADKMLRQAEIVARQEIDRSDIAREQALEAALLERKRAIEQLEVSRVQALQEAQIVANEEVERARIASDRGLDQARVGRQRDLRKLEIERERDVESTAMDKAIALYTKSLEESAAAAQAEIAKAKAVEAAELVKTTQEQETARRRKTVDVIQAEAAAEEVRIGAEAEKVRRAVEAEAQRLLYEAENVLSDGARYGLFRRRLLDRIEGIVRESVKPMEKIDGIKILHVDGLGGGGGGGSSSRTPTDEVIDSALRYRVQAPLIDEVLKEIGIEGGSLSKMGGLIREASDLQRIAKDTQPPKPKDGGAGEKK